The region CTTCATACATTTCCCATTCTGTAATCCGCAAATGCGGGTGAAAGTTCTCGTTTTCAAAAGTGCTATACCCTATAGCTTTCAAGTTGCGGCCAGGCGCCCAACTTGCTCATCTCCAGGCGCTTACTCAAGTAAGTAACCGGGGTGAGCAAGTGCAGGTAACAACGCTGCAGCTTGAAAGATGACGGGTATACAAAGCATCAAAATGCACGCTGATAAGGCAGAATGCCGGAACGCAGCATTTCCGCGGAGCCCAGGCTATGATCGCTGCTCAGGCCACGCAGTTCGATATTGAATGAAACTTTGTTGTCATAAACGCTGCTTTGGTTGCTGTTGTTCCAGTCGGTGATCTTGCGCTCATAGCCCAGAGTCACTGCCCAGCAGCAGGTGTTGTACTTCAGACCGAGCAATTGATCGGCGGACTGTTGCGCGCGGGTGTCGTAGTAATAAGCGCCTACGATTGACCAGCGATCGACAATCGGCCAACTGCCGGTTACGCCCACCTGAGAGATCCCGTCCTGATAGGCTGGAACCTGCGCGGTGTTCAGCGCCGTCTGGATATATTCCGGCGTGGCGTAGCGGTAGTTCAACTGCAGAACGCGTTCTGCATCCTTACGGTATTCCAGCACGCCGTTACCCAATGAGATGCTGGCAAGACGCGTATCGTACTGCATCCCGCCACGCAGGCCCCAATGGTCATCAATCTTCCAATAAGTATCGCCAGCCCATGCCAGGCTGCCGGTATCGTCATTGTTATCGTAACCGCTTGTCTGGTCACCGGTGCGTGAACGGCTGAAGTAGTAGATTTGACCTACGGATGCGTTAAAACGTTCAACCAGCGCATCATCATAAATTCGCGTGGTTAAACCGGTGGAAACACGGTTCTGCGAAGCGATGCGATCCAGGCCGCTGTATGTGCGGTCGCGGAACAGGCCGGAGTAGTCGGTTTGCAGCAGGGTGGTGTCGTAGGTATAGATGTTGCTCTGGTCGCGGTACGGCACGTACAGGTACTGCACGCGTGGCTCCAGGGTTTGGGTATAACCCTCCGACCAGTTCATGTTGCGGTCGAACACCATTTTGCCGTCGACCTTGAACTGCGGCAACACGCGGTTGACCGAATCCTCTAGGCCTGGCGCATCGTTGCCGGTACGGCTCTTGTAGTTGTTGGCGAAACCGTCGGGAATATCCTGCTGATAATGGGTGGCCAGCAGTTTGGTTTCGGTGTTCAGACTGGCCCAGCCGTTGGTCAACGGCAGGCTGAGCGTTGGCTCCAGGTGCAAACGGGTGGCGTCCGGGCTGTACGGGTTGACGCTGGTGAACTTGGCCGCCTGGCCGTAAATACGCAAATCGAATGGACCGAGATCGTTTTTGTAGTAATTCAGGTCCAACTGCGGTTGCACTTTATAGGATTCTGAATTGGCGCGATCGGTGTCGTCGTAGACCTGGAATTGCTTGGAGCTTAAGGTGGCATCCCAGTTGTCGATGGCGTAGCCAACGCTAAATTTCTGCGTTGCGTAGCCGTCGGTGGTCGAACCGTATTTCGAGTCCAGATCGGTAAAGTATTTGGAGTCGCTGACCTTGGTGTAGTCAACGTTGAAACGCCACACCTGATCCATGACGCCGTTGTGCCTCCAGAAGAACAACCAACGTGTGCTGTCGTCAGGGTTGTCCTTGCTGTATTCCTTGTCGTCCGGCAGCCAGTCGAACTCCATCAGGCCCAGGCCGGGTTGCACCAGATAGCGGAATTCGTTCTGCCACTGCAGGCCACGTTTGGACATATAGTGCGGCGTAATAGTGGCGTCGAAGTTTGGCGCGATGTTCCAGTAATACGGCAACATGAACTCAAAGCCATTGTTGCTGCCGTATTTTGCATTCGGGATCAGGAAGCCTGACCGGCGTTTATCGCCGACCGGCAATTGCAGGTACGGGCTGTAAAACACCGGTACGCCACCGATTTTGAAGCGGGCGTTCCAGACTTCAGCGACCTGCTCTTCGCGGTCGTGGATCACTTCGGAACCGACGACGCTCCAGCTGTTATCACCAGGCAAACAAGAGGTAAAGGTGCCGTTTTCCAGAATGGTGTAACGGTTGGCGCCGCGCATCTTCATCTTGTCGGCGTCGCCGCGCCCCTGACGGCCTACCATTTGGTAGTCGCCTTCATAGACGTCGGTATCTTTATTGTTCAGGTTTGACCAGGCTTTCGGGCCTTTCAGCTTGATCTGATTGTCGCTGTAGTGCACATCACCGGTTGCCGTCACGGTACGAACCGGCTCGGTCTGCCCCGGATTTTGCGTCTGGTTCAGCTCCACTTGCTTGGCAGTCAGCGTGCTGTTGCCTTGCTCGATATTCACGTTGCCGGTGAACAGGGCGCTTTTCGGATAGTCTGCTTTGGAGTCATCCGCATGGATGGTGACCGGCAGGCTGTTCGGATCGCCGCTGACCAGCGGTTTGTCATAAACAGGAACGCCAAGCATGCATTGCTCGGCCAGATCAGCCAGCGCATGCTGACTGTAGAGTGCCGTCCAAATCATTGTGGCCAGCAGTGTTGGGAAACTTTTTTTCATACGCGGTTTTGGTGTTCCGTCATCAGAGGCGTCATGTCCGGCAAACGGTCAGAGACTATATCACTCATCTGCGTTGCGCTAGTGTTAAATCCTGCCGTTTACTTGCGTCGTCGTTAGGCGCAAACATAAATGACAGGTATGATAATCCAAATCCTGGGAAAAATCGCCTTAACCCTTATCTAAGACACAAGGGAGCCGGCGGCTTTCGGCATGATAATTGAGGAGTATATGCAGTATTGGGGAAAACTGCTCGGGGTCATCGTTGCCATTTGGGCTGGCGCGGGATTCTGGGGTGTAGTTTTGGGGCTGATTGTCGGTCATATGATCGACACTGCGCGCAGCAATAAGCGCAGCCGGGGTTTTTTCGCCGATCAGCAAACGCGGCAAACGCTGTTTTTCCGCACCACTTTTCAGGTGATGGGTCACCTGACCAAATCAAAAGGGCGCGTTACCGAGGCGGATATTCAGATCGCCAGC is a window of Serratia plymuthica DNA encoding:
- the lptD gene encoding LPS assembly protein LptD, which translates into the protein MKKSFPTLLATMIWTALYSQHALADLAEQCMLGVPVYDKPLVSGDPNSLPVTIHADDSKADYPKSALFTGNVNIEQGNSTLTAKQVELNQTQNPGQTEPVRTVTATGDVHYSDNQIKLKGPKAWSNLNNKDTDVYEGDYQMVGRQGRGDADKMKMRGANRYTILENGTFTSCLPGDNSWSVVGSEVIHDREEQVAEVWNARFKIGGVPVFYSPYLQLPVGDKRRSGFLIPNAKYGSNNGFEFMLPYYWNIAPNFDATITPHYMSKRGLQWQNEFRYLVQPGLGLMEFDWLPDDKEYSKDNPDDSTRWLFFWRHNGVMDQVWRFNVDYTKVSDSKYFTDLDSKYGSTTDGYATQKFSVGYAIDNWDATLSSKQFQVYDDTDRANSESYKVQPQLDLNYYKNDLGPFDLRIYGQAAKFTSVNPYSPDATRLHLEPTLSLPLTNGWASLNTETKLLATHYQQDIPDGFANNYKSRTGNDAPGLEDSVNRVLPQFKVDGKMVFDRNMNWSEGYTQTLEPRVQYLYVPYRDQSNIYTYDTTLLQTDYSGLFRDRTYSGLDRIASQNRVSTGLTTRIYDDALVERFNASVGQIYYFSRSRTGDQTSGYDNNDDTGSLAWAGDTYWKIDDHWGLRGGMQYDTRLASISLGNGVLEYRKDAERVLQLNYRYATPEYIQTALNTAQVPAYQDGISQVGVTGSWPIVDRWSIVGAYYYDTRAQQSADQLLGLKYNTCCWAVTLGYERKITDWNNSNQSSVYDNKVSFNIELRGLSSDHSLGSAEMLRSGILPYQRAF